In Musa acuminata AAA Group cultivar baxijiao chromosome BXJ3-11, Cavendish_Baxijiao_AAA, whole genome shotgun sequence, one DNA window encodes the following:
- the LOC103971802 gene encoding disease resistance protein RGA2-like, with amino-acid sequence MAPLLIAGWFIGTFIAKVADLGILYVKNQYEYRDVKGKLKKLEKNLRKIQAALFEVDKRRITNPGLEEWLWDLKDSVYAAEDVIDGFEYNLLEDIAKGKNQLIFEEQSKDRAKIKNKFIHTLKLLAFCDKDLNQLDDAIKKFSELVDELGKLLKVVELNVATNKKDDAEIPNWRRTTSPIKPRPPRGRDEEVTELKNLLNTGNNLNPDSNNFSLVSIVGPGGIGKTELARLVYNDESLKFDIKAWVCVCNNFDVRRLSIEIIESAAIHRHIGLHSINNLDEILKLTDLHSISNLDEIQKILSECLKDKRVLVVLDDVWEESVAIWENLCSAFRSGHKGCRIIVTTQLESVAKMMGTRDIVNLDGLDDTVNWELLKDCSLSDQKHAEHRRLERIGWEISQKLGGSPLAAVTVGRALKYDLKEEHWRRILHKKIYEIEEKEGDIVSVLRLSYEQLPAYLKQCYISCSLFPKNHSFERDDLLQMWMALGFVQANDKHDRMEDIGQDLINELSSRSFFVNAKRKEDKFVIHAVLHELADCISDGEYFRLDDEYEGNQPIRIPDKARHIYVTADNLVMFSKILCKKDNVRSLIVAGDLSHGIPKSDFVDSLKEVLDSLKCLRLLILSVLGSGLPKAIGGLKHLRYLEIPGDVITEWPESFFNLYHLQWVNLKMCSKNLLLPEKMNRLIRLRRLIPSPEAISTIAGVGKLTSLQELKKYHVQLKEGFEVGQLSAMNQLQGKLCINNLQYVESMNKAEQAMLHTKEHLSKLKLHWDYNGKEIIQHSKWEDAEKVIEGLKPHSNLRKLTISGYKGCKSPTWMKNKVLSNLEHLKLCNCSSWKALPPFGELPLLKILHIRSLSSIDKIDKTFFGIDKDKICVNPQKEKKENNVSFPALEELLFDDLKNWNAWDGLENGFVLFPCLHKLFIWNCNYLRGPLPLPSFLRELTILVYPPSPIIFPEDISPTSMFKIYTDNIHLIRDCLEERNPVLLCTLEIHGISVLRSLIDEKDWFFRLNSLKQLVLVNCGTYNPPELQNISFPIIRRASDARKINSPPVEASSKESRTRQRDEDQGWNTQSLSTNEAVHMPTPEKTDIKRSKMS; translated from the exons ATGGCTCCACTGCTAATAGCAGGTTGGTTCATAGGCACATTCATAGCTAAGGTGGCAGACCTGGGCATCCTCTACGTGAAGAACCAGTATGAGTACCGGGATGTCAAAGGAAAACTGAAAAAACTGGAGAAAAATCTCAGAAAGATCCAAGCAGCACTCTTTGAGGTCGACAAGAGACGGATCACAAACCCCGGTTTGGAGGAATGGCTATGGGACCTAAAGGATTCTGTTTATGCTGCGGAGGACGTGATCGATGGATTTGAGTACAATCTGCTTGAAGATATAGCCAAGGGCAAGAACCAGCTGATTTTTGAGGAGCAGAGCAAAGACCGGGCTAAGATCAAGAACAAGTTCATACACACACTCAAGCTACTGGCTTTTTGCGACAAGGATCTCAACCAGTTGGATGATGCTATCAAGAAATTCAGTGAACTTGTAGATGAACTTGGCAAACTTCTCAAGGTGGTGGAGCTAAATGTAGCCACTAACAAGAAGGATGATGCAGAAATTCCCAATTGGCGACGGACAACCTCCCCCATCAAGCCCAGGCCACCGAGAGGACGAGATGAAGAAGTAACGGAACTGAAGAATCTTCTTAATACAGGTAACAATTTGAATCCTGATAGCAACAATTTTTCTCTTGTTTCCATAGTAGGCCCTGGTGGGATCGGTAAGACAGAACTTGCTCGGCTTGTATACAATGATGAaagtttaaaatttgatattaagGCATGGGTCTGTGTGTGCAATAATTTCGATGTGAGGAGGCTTTCCATAGAAATCATAGAATCTGCTGCTATCCATCGACATATTGGTCTTCACAGCATTAATAATTTGGATGAGATTCTCAAACTGACTGATCTTCATAGCATCAGTAACTTGGATGAGATACAGAAAATTCTGTCTGAGTGTCTAAAGGACAAAAGGGTTTTAGTTGTTTTGGATGATGTGTGGGAGGAGTCCGTTGCTATCTGGGAAAACCTGTGCAGTGCATTTAGATCTGGTCACAAGGGATGCAGAATCATAGTAACCACTCAGCTTGAAAGTGTGGCAAAGATGATGGGGACCAGGGACATAGTAAATCTGGATGGCTTAGATGACACGGTTAACTGGGAGTTACTCAAAGATTGTTCACTTAGTGACCAAAAACATGCTGAGCATCGGAGGTTGGAACGGATAGGCTGGGAAATATCTCAGAAGTTGGGGGGCTCACCCTTGGCAGCAGTGACAGTAGGACGTGCTTTAAAATATGATTTGAAGGAAGAACACTGGAGAAGAATCTTGCATAAGAAGATATATGAAATTGAAGAAAAGGAAGGTGACATTGTGTCAGTTCTGAGACTCAGCTATGAGCAGCTGCCTGCATACTTGAAGCAGTGCTATATTTCATGTTCTTTGTTTCCAAAGAACCATAGCTTTGAGAGAGATGATTTACTTCAAATGTGGATGGCCCTAGGCTTTGTTCAAGCAAATGACAAACATGACAGGATGGAGGACATTGGTCAGGACTTAATAAATGAGCTGTCATCCCGATCCTTTTTCGTGAATGCAAAGAGAAAGGAGGACAAGTTTGTGATCCATGCTGTCTTGCATGAGCTTGCCGATTGTATTTCTGATGGTGAATATTTTAGACTCGATGATGAATATGAAGGAAATCAGCCGATTAGAATCCCAGATAAGGCTCGCCATATTTATGTTACTGCTGATAATCTGGTTATGTTTTCTAAGATTTTGTGCAAGAAGGACAATGTGCGCAGCCTTATTGTTGCTGGTGATCTCTCCCATGGCATCCCCAAGTCTGACTTTGTGGATAGTCTTAAAGAGGTTTTGGATAGTTTAAAATGCCTGCGGCTTTTGATACTTTCTGTGCTTGGAAGTGGCTTACCTAAGGCTATTGGTGGTTTAAAACATCTACGCTACTTGGAAATCCCAGGTGATGTAATAACTGAATGGCCAGAATCATTTTTCAATCTTTACCATCTACAGTGGGTGAATCTGAAGATGTGCTCTAAGAATTTGTTGCTGCCAGAAAAGATGAACAGGTTAATAAGACTTCGTCGCCTAATTCCTAGTCCAGAAGCAATTTCTACCATAGCTGGAGTTGGCAAGCTAACTTCTCTTCAGGAATTAAAGAAGTACCATGTGCAGCTTAAGGAAGGATTTGAAGTAGGACAGTTAAGTGCCATGAACCAGCTTCAAGGAAAACTCTGCATCAACAATCTCCAGTATGTTGAGAGTATGAATAAAGCAGAACAGGCCATGCTGCACACCAAAGAGCACCTTAGCAAGTTGAAACTACATTGGGATTATAATGGGAAAGAGATAATCCAACACAGCAAATGGGAAGATGCCGAAAAAGTTATTGAAGGACTCAAACCGCATTCAAATCTCAGAAAACTGACTATTTCAGGCTATAAAGGATGCAAATCTCCAACATGGATGAAGAACAAAGTGTTGTCCAACTTAGAGCACTTAAAGTTATGCAATTGCAGTTCCTGGAAGGCTCTTCCACCTTTTGGTGAGCTTCCGCTTCTCAAGATCCTGCACATAAGATCTCTAAGCTCAATTGACAAGATTGATAAAACGTTCTTTGGCATCGACAAAGATAAAATTTGTGTGAATCCccaaaaggagaaaaaagagaataatgtatcattCCCTGCATTAGAGGAGCTCTTGTTTGATGATCTGAAAAATTGGAATGCATGGGATGGACTAGAGAATGGCTTTGTACTGTTTCCTTGTCTTCATAAGCTCTTCATTTGGAATTGCAACTACTTAAGGGGGCCTCTGCCTCTGCCATCGTTCCTCAGGGAACTTACCATTCTAGTGTATCCACCTAGTCCAATCATTTTTCCCGAGGACATATCCCCAACATCAATGTTCAAGATTTACACTGATAACATCCATCTCATCCGGGATTGCCTTGAAGAAAGGAACCCTGTTCTGCTTTGCACACTGGAAATCCATGGCATCTCTGTCCTGAGATCCCTTATTGATGAAAAAGATTGGTTCTTTCGACTCAACTCCCTCAAACAACTTGTTCTTGTGAACTGTGGGACCTACAATCCTCCAGAGCTGCAGAACATTTCGTTCCCTATAATTCGACGTGCTTCGGATGCCCGAAAAATCAACAGTCCACCAGTAGAAGCCTCATCAAAGGAATCGCGCACTAGGCAACGTGATGAAGATCAGGGATGGAACACCCAGTCCCTAAGTACCAACGAAGCGGTGCACATGCCGACGCCCGAGAAGACGGACATCAAG AGGTCGAAGATGTCCTAA
- the LOC103971803 gene encoding small ribosomal subunit protein mS86 (rPPR1)-like has product MALLVRLRRCLPLPRRLSAAPTADPAEPITAVAALSLLRSEKDPARVLSICRAAALSPNSYPDRTALSLAVSSLSAAGSPTSVRSLLDGLLSSTSAAVARPHVIVLFGQAGMLPDALRTFEASQTPSVRSLNALLFACILSKKHAEVPRIFYDFTISYGINPNLDTYNTVIKAFCESGSSRCFFSVLEEMVRMRIKPNLTTFSVALAGFYREQLFDDIRKVLWLMKKHKCHAGLSIYNVRILSLCKLKKSNEAKELLKEMRMRGMKPNWVTYDHLILGFCIEGCLDEAKVLFREMDKRGLVPESRCYFSLIYFLCKGGAFEMALEVCRKSMERNWVPCFSLMRELVNGLVSTSKFEEARDIIAKVKEKFPTNAEMWREVEGTLP; this is encoded by the coding sequence ATGGCTTTGCTCGTCAGGCTCCGCCGCTGCCTCCCCCTCCCCCGCCGCCTCTCCGCTGCCCCGACCGCGGACCCTGCCGAACCCATCACTGCCGTCGCTGCCCTCTCACTTCTCCGCTCCGAGAAGGACCCGGCCCGCGTTCTCTCCATCTGCCGCGCCGCTGCACTCTCGCCCAACTCCTACCCCGATCGAACTGCCCTCTCCCTCGCCGTGTCCTCCCTCTCGGCCGCTGGCTCCCCCACCTCCGTCCGATCCCTCCTCGACGGCCTCCTCTCCTCCACCTCCGCCGCCGTTGCCCGTCCCCACGTCATTGTCCTCTTCGGCCAGGCCGGCATGCTCCCGGACGCCCTCCGCACATTCGAAGCATCCCAAACCCCGTCTGTTCGATCTCTCAACGCTCTCCTCTTCGCCTGCATCTTGTCCAAGAAACACGCCGAGGTCCCGagaatcttctacgattttaccatTTCCTACGGTATAAACCCTAATCTCGACACCTACAACACCGTAATTAAAGCATTTTGCGAATCGGGATCGTCAAGATGCTTCTTTTCCGTCTTGGAGGAGATGGTTCGGATGAGAATAAAGCCAAATTTGACGACTTTCAGCGTTGCGCTTGCTGGGTTTTACCGCGAGCAGTTATTTGATGATATTAGGAAGGTTCTGTGGTTGATGAAGAAGCATAAATGTCATGCCGGTCTCTCAATCTATAATGTTAGGATTCTGAGCTTATGCAAGCTGAAGAAAAGCAATGAGGCCAAAGAGTTACTGAAGGAAATGCGAATGAGGGGCATGAAGCCAAATTGGGTCACCTATGATCATCTCATCTTGGGGTTCTGCATTGAGGGGTGCTTGGATGAGGCGAAGGTGCTTTTCAGGGAGATGGATAAGAGAGGATTGGTCCCTGAGAGCAGGTGTTACTTTAGTTTGATTTACTTTCTGTGCAAAGGTGGGGCTTTTGAGATGGCTTTGGAAGTGTGTAggaagagtatggagaggaattgGGTGCCATGTTTTTCCCTTATGAGGGAGCTTGTGAATGGGCTTGTTAGTACTTCGAAGTTTGAGGAGGCTAGGGATATTATTGCAAAGGTGAAGGAGAAGTTCCCCACAAATGCTGAGATGTGGAGGGAGGTGGAAGGAACTTTGCCGTAG
- the LOC103972568 gene encoding NDR1/HIN1-like protein 13: protein MPTELSSPPTLFISRPVHRTLTKRVVKLICSAFLSLLLAACVLLFVLWLALRPHRPRFHVSSFSVTGLSANGSAPLTFSFEVAVRNPNQEIAVSYDSVFVSVYYRDDRVGAAAAPAAGPFFQPPKNTTVISGKAAGVAPAAAAGTVAREARAGSVVFRLQLSSVVRFRMSTWDTHRHHLHVSCDVEVGPDGLITVGSKDKRCYIYFL from the coding sequence ATGCCCACCGAACTCAGCTCGCCGCCAACCCTGTTCATCTCGCGGCCGGTCCATAGGACCCTCACCAAGCGAGTCGTCAAGCTCATCTGCTCCGCCTTCCTATCCCTCCTCCTCGCCGCCTGCGTCCTCCTCTTCGTGCTCTGGCTCGCCCTCCGCCCCCACCGCCCCCGCTTCCACGTATCCTCATTCTCCGTCACCGGCCTCTCCGCCAACGGCTCGGCCCCTCTCACCTTCTCCTTCGAGGTCGCGGTCCGGAACCCCAACCAGGAGATCGCCGTCTCCTACGACTCAGTCTTCGTCTCGGTCTACTACCGGGACGACCGGGTCGGGGCCGCGGCAGCCCCGGCGGCGGGACCGTTCTTCCAGCCGCCGAAGAACACGACGGTGATAAGTGGGAAGGCGGCGGGGGTGGCGCCGGCTGCGGCAGCGGGGACGGTCGCGCGGGAGGCGAGGGCGGGCTCGGTGGTGTTCCGACTGCAGCTGTCGTCGGTGGTCCGGTTCAGGATGTCGACGTGGGACACGCACCGGCACCACCTCCACGTTAGCTGCGACGTGGAGGTGGGGCCCGACGGGCTCATCACGGTGGGCTCCAAGGACAAACGTTGTTACATCTATTTCTTGTAG
- the LOC135652414 gene encoding protein HEAT-STRESS-ASSOCIATED 32-like, which yields MPVRRERERARREREMASNYYYGWKSFSEDEDRPEKPRRFGVTEIRGPDHCLAGRRHDLEDILESMGEFVDGLKFSGGSHSLMPKEFIREITELAHRHNIYVSTGDWSEHLLRKGPSSFKQYVEDCKNLGFDTIELNAGSLKLPEEALLRFVRLIKGGGLKAKPQFSVKFDRSDIPVTGDRAFGAYIAPVPPSSEIIEDVDLLIRRAERCLEAGADMIMIDADDICKYADSLRSDIIAKIIGRLGLEKTMFEASSGKTSEWFVKRYGPRVNLFVDHSEVMNLECLRGLNLGRNHTSVLGSSFFRI from the exons ATGCCGgtaaggagggagagagagagagcaaggagggagagagagatggcATCGAACTACTACTACGGTTGGAAGAGCTTCAGCGAGGACGAGGACCGGCCGGAGAAGCCGCGACGCTTCGGCGTTACCGAGATCAGGGGGCCCGACCACTGCCTCGCCGGTCGTCGCCACGACCTCGAG GACATCTTGGAATCCATGGGAGAGTTTGTCGATGGTTTGAAGTTCTCAGGAGGTTCACATAGTTTGATGCCAAAGGAATTTATCAGGGAAATAACAGAATTGGCACACAGACACAACATATATGTTAGTACAGGTGATTGGTCAGAGCATCTGCTTCGCAAAGGCCCTTCTTCATTCAAACAATATGTTGAG GACTGCAAAAATCTAGGGTTTGACACAATCGAGTTAAATGCTGGATCACTTAAACTTCCTGAAGAAGCACTTTTGAGATTTGTTCGTCTCATCAAGGGTGGGGGCCTTAAAGCCAAGCCACAGTTTTCAGTAAAGTTTGACAGGTCTGATATTCCCGTAACTGGAGATAGAGCTTTTGGAGCCTATATAGCTCCTGTTCCCCCAAGCTCAG AAATCATTGAAGATGTTGATTTGTTAATCAGAAGGGCCGAGCGATGCTTGGAAGCTGGGGCTGATATGATTATGATCGACGCCGACGACATTTGCAAGTATGCCGACTCTCTCAGATCAGACATTATTGCAAAAATCATAGGTCGCTTGGGACTGGAGAAAACCATGTTCGAAGCATCCAGTGGTAAGACTTCAGAGTGGTTCGTCAAGCGCTACGGACCAAGG GTGAATCTTTTTGTCGACCACTCTGAGGTGATGAATCTGGAATGTCTTAGAGGGCTCAACTTGGGCAGAAACCATACATCTGTGCTTGGCTCTTCATTTTTCCGCATTTGA